From Hymenobacter sedentarius, a single genomic window includes:
- a CDS encoding DUF1501 domain-containing protein — translation MASTRRDFLRTSALASSLLLVPKFLHALDRGPGLAQLSDAPGARRLIVVQLSGGNDGLNTVIPFRNDLYYKARPTLGIKETEGILAMEKDLGLHPALKGLKGLYDQGHLAVLNSVGYPNPDRSHFRSMDIWQSGSSADQVVSTGWLGRYLDSNCPDCQRPYNALEVDDTLSLALKGSQRKGLALKNPGKFHQLKQNRLLAKVSQETTPVHQEQVDYLYKTLAETASSADYLYEKSKIYKSGVAYPNSDFGKNLKTTAELINSGVESRVYYLALSGFDTHVRQHEQQRLFTDLGDGLAALADDLKQHNQWANTVVLVFSEFGRRVGQNASNGTDHGTANNVFLLGGALQKKGVLNDAPDLANLDQGDLRHQVDFRSIYATLLKDWLGADDAAILGTGFGRLSGLV, via the coding sequence ATGGCATCCACCCGCCGCGACTTCCTCCGCACCTCTGCCCTGGCCAGCTCCTTGTTGCTGGTGCCCAAGTTTTTGCACGCACTCGACCGGGGGCCGGGCTTAGCTCAACTGAGCGATGCGCCTGGTGCGCGGCGCCTCATTGTAGTGCAGCTCAGCGGGGGCAATGACGGCCTGAACACTGTCATTCCTTTCCGGAACGATTTGTACTATAAGGCCCGGCCCACGCTCGGCATTAAGGAAACCGAGGGAATTCTGGCGATGGAGAAGGACCTGGGCCTGCACCCGGCGCTAAAGGGCCTGAAGGGACTCTACGACCAGGGCCACCTGGCCGTGCTCAACTCGGTAGGCTACCCCAACCCCGACCGGTCGCACTTCCGCTCCATGGACATCTGGCAGAGCGGCTCGAGTGCCGACCAGGTGGTGAGTACCGGCTGGCTTGGCCGCTACCTCGACTCGAATTGCCCCGACTGCCAGCGCCCCTACAACGCCCTGGAAGTAGACGACACCCTGAGCTTGGCCCTAAAAGGCAGCCAGCGCAAGGGCCTGGCCCTGAAGAACCCCGGCAAATTCCATCAGCTCAAACAGAACCGCTTGCTGGCCAAGGTGAGCCAGGAAACCACGCCGGTGCACCAAGAGCAGGTAGATTACCTCTACAAGACCCTGGCCGAAACCGCTTCCTCGGCCGACTATCTGTACGAGAAGTCGAAAATCTACAAGTCCGGCGTGGCTTACCCGAACTCTGATTTCGGCAAAAACCTGAAGACCACGGCCGAGCTGATTAACTCCGGCGTGGAGTCGCGGGTGTATTACCTGGCCTTATCCGGCTTCGACACCCACGTGCGGCAGCACGAGCAGCAGCGCCTGTTCACCGACCTCGGCGACGGCCTCGCGGCCCTGGCCGATGACTTGAAACAGCACAACCAGTGGGCCAACACCGTGGTGCTGGTGTTCTCGGAATTTGGCCGGCGCGTGGGCCAGAATGCCAGCAACGGCACCGACCACGGCACCGCCAACAACGTGTTTTTGCTGGGCGGCGCTCTCCAGAAAAAAGGCGTGCTCAACGATGCCCCGGATTTGGCCAACCTCGACCAGGGCGACCTGCGTCACCAAGTGGATTTTCGCAGCATCTACGCCACCCTGCTCAAAGACTGGCTCGGGGCCGACGACGCGGCCATCCTGGGTACCGGTTTCGGCCGGCTGAGCGGGCTGGTATAA
- a CDS encoding DUF1800 domain-containing protein codes for MNSTLQLQHLYWRAGFGPRPQELAAGLSPRKALRQLLHDSEKYEPLTGPGLSYTEPQGMVMAEPTMAKKPVPDGTVTTPPDQPLAPLPPRSALRGGGIAAGVPRLRRADLTPEQRKMQNLGIRDAFENLTTAWMDRMATSPAQLREKMTLFWHGHFACRVRQPNAALSLHNTTRRHALGKFPDLLLAVSQEPAMLQFLNNQQNRKQHPNENFAREVMELFTLGRGHYTEQDVKEAARAFTGWGYDYEGNFKFREREHDAGAKTFLGTTGNLTGEDVLQLILKQPAAATFLVTKVYRFFVNDVPNPAHIEPLANAFCKSGYDIADLMERLFSADWFYEPANVGTHIKSPVELLAGIRRTLSVQIDKDWPLLGYQKALGQTLFQPPNVAGWPGGRNWIDSSSLLLRLQLPAILFKNAEFAVALKQDENDIAPNLSKAERTVRPGAGAHLPLAPLQQLLGATPAPQQPAKLSAFLLQTAIRPENLQLVQQAAQQKEPAQALRATLVSLLSLPEYQLA; via the coding sequence ATGAACAGCACGCTGCAACTTCAGCATCTTTACTGGCGGGCCGGGTTTGGGCCGCGGCCGCAGGAGCTGGCCGCTGGCCTCAGCCCCCGCAAAGCCCTGCGGCAGCTGCTGCACGATTCGGAGAAGTACGAGCCGCTGACCGGCCCCGGCCTGAGCTACACCGAGCCCCAGGGCATGGTGATGGCCGAACCCACGATGGCCAAAAAACCAGTGCCGGACGGCACCGTCACCACCCCGCCCGACCAGCCGCTGGCGCCCCTGCCGCCGCGCTCGGCGCTGCGTGGCGGTGGCATCGCGGCCGGCGTGCCCCGCCTGCGCCGCGCCGACCTCACCCCCGAACAGCGCAAAATGCAGAACCTGGGCATCCGCGATGCCTTCGAGAACTTGACCACGGCCTGGATGGACCGCATGGCCACTTCGCCGGCGCAGCTGCGCGAGAAAATGACGCTGTTCTGGCACGGGCACTTTGCCTGCCGCGTGCGCCAGCCCAACGCCGCCCTCAGCCTGCACAACACCACGCGCCGCCACGCGCTGGGCAAATTCCCGGACCTGCTGCTGGCTGTGAGCCAGGAGCCGGCCATGCTGCAGTTCCTCAACAACCAGCAGAACCGCAAGCAGCACCCCAACGAAAACTTCGCCCGCGAAGTGATGGAGCTCTTTACCCTAGGCCGCGGTCACTACACCGAGCAGGACGTGAAAGAAGCCGCCCGCGCCTTCACCGGCTGGGGCTACGACTACGAGGGCAACTTCAAATTTCGGGAGCGTGAGCACGACGCCGGCGCCAAAACCTTCCTGGGCACCACCGGCAACCTCACCGGCGAAGACGTGCTGCAGCTCATCCTAAAGCAGCCGGCAGCCGCTACGTTTTTGGTCACCAAAGTCTACCGCTTCTTTGTGAACGACGTGCCCAACCCGGCCCACATCGAGCCCCTAGCTAACGCCTTCTGCAAGAGTGGTTACGACATTGCTGACCTGATGGAGCGACTGTTTTCGGCCGACTGGTTTTATGAGCCGGCCAATGTGGGCACGCACATCAAGTCGCCGGTGGAGCTGCTGGCGGGCATCCGCCGCACGCTAAGCGTGCAAATCGACAAGGACTGGCCGCTGCTGGGCTACCAGAAAGCCCTGGGCCAAACCTTGTTTCAGCCGCCCAATGTGGCGGGCTGGCCCGGCGGCCGCAACTGGATAGATTCATCGTCGCTGCTGCTGCGCCTGCAGCTGCCGGCCATCCTGTTCAAAAACGCCGAGTTTGCCGTGGCGCTCAAGCAGGATGAAAACGACATCGCGCCCAACCTCAGCAAGGCCGAGCGCACCGTGCGGCCCGGTGCGGGCGCCCACCTGCCCCTGGCGCCGCTGCAGCAGCTGCTCGGGGCCACGCCCGCCCCGCAGCAGCCCGCGAAGCTGAGCGCCTTTCTGCTGCAAACCGCCATTCGCCCTGAAAACCTGCAGTTGGTGCAGCAAGCCGCGCAGCAAAAGGAGCCCGCGCAGGCCCTGCGCGCCACGCTTGTGAGCCTGTTGAGCCTGCCCGAATACCAATTGGCGTAA
- a CDS encoding DNA-3-methyladenine glycosylase has translation MASRSQKLPATFFQRPDVLRIAQDLLGKHLYTNIDGVVTAGRIVETEAYRHEGDHSLTLHLQRKRLQAQGLHVPGGHAYIYTVYNRYALFNIATHDATHPDAVLIRAVEPAIGIPEMLRRRGLPTAKRALTAGPGVLSQALGITTALTGLAVTGEVLWFEDHGEEVAPAHIIASARVGLEYAGPEAAELPWRFRLRNSQWTSPAK, from the coding sequence ATGGCCAGTAGATCCCAGAAGTTACCCGCCACCTTTTTTCAGAGGCCTGATGTGCTGCGTATTGCCCAAGACTTATTGGGCAAGCACTTATACACCAACATTGACGGCGTGGTCACGGCCGGCCGTATTGTCGAAACCGAAGCTTACCGGCACGAAGGCGACCACTCGCTGACGCTGCACCTACAGCGCAAGCGACTGCAAGCCCAAGGCCTGCACGTACCCGGCGGCCACGCCTATATCTACACCGTTTACAACCGCTACGCGCTGTTCAACATCGCCACCCACGATGCTACGCACCCCGATGCGGTGCTGATTCGTGCCGTGGAGCCCGCTATCGGCATTCCTGAAATGCTGCGACGGCGCGGCCTGCCCACCGCCAAGCGCGCCCTCACCGCCGGCCCCGGCGTGCTGAGCCAAGCCCTGGGCATCACCACGGCGCTCACCGGCCTGGCCGTTACCGGCGAGGTGCTCTGGTTCGAAGACCACGGCGAGGAAGTAGCCCCAGCCCATATAATAGCCAGCGCCCGGGTTGGGCTGGAATACGCCGGCCCGGAAGCGGCGGAGCTGCCGTGGCGCTTCCGGCTGCGCAACAGCCAGTGGACCAGCCCGGCGAAATAA
- a CDS encoding aspartate-semialdehyde dehydrogenase — protein MKLAIVGATGLVGTELLKVLAERQFPLTELLPVASAKSVGQLVEFLGKKFPVVSMDDAIAARPDIAIFSAGGSVSKEHAPRFAAVGTTVIDNSSAWRMDPTKKLVVPELNADTLTADDKIIANPNCSTIQLVVALNELHKAYKVQRIVVSTYQSVTGTGKKAVDQLMEERAGQTASNPAYPHPIDLNVLPHIDVFEPNGYTKEELKMVNETKKIMGDDNIRVTATCVRIPVMGGHSEAVNVEFEKEFDLAEVREILARTPGVEVVDDPSQNQYPMPKDSHGKDAVLVGRLRRDETQPRTLNMWVVADNLRKGAATNAVQIAEYLVGKLEPVS, from the coding sequence ATGAAACTCGCAATTGTGGGTGCCACCGGCCTGGTTGGCACCGAGCTGCTGAAAGTGCTGGCCGAGCGCCAGTTTCCCCTTACTGAACTATTGCCCGTGGCTTCGGCCAAATCGGTGGGCCAGTTGGTTGAATTTTTGGGCAAAAAATTCCCCGTGGTGAGCATGGATGACGCCATTGCGGCCCGGCCCGACATCGCCATTTTCTCGGCGGGCGGCTCGGTGAGCAAGGAGCATGCCCCGCGCTTTGCCGCCGTGGGCACCACCGTTATCGACAACTCCTCGGCCTGGCGCATGGACCCCACCAAGAAGCTGGTGGTGCCCGAGCTGAACGCCGACACCCTCACGGCCGACGACAAAATCATTGCCAATCCCAACTGCTCCACCATTCAGTTGGTGGTGGCCCTCAACGAGCTACACAAGGCCTACAAGGTGCAGCGCATTGTGGTGAGCACCTACCAGAGCGTGACCGGCACCGGCAAAAAAGCCGTGGATCAGCTCATGGAGGAGCGCGCCGGCCAAACCGCCAGCAACCCCGCCTACCCGCACCCCATCGACCTGAACGTGCTGCCCCACATCGACGTGTTTGAGCCCAATGGCTACACCAAGGAGGAGCTGAAGATGGTGAACGAGACCAAGAAAATTATGGGCGACGACAACATCCGCGTGACGGCCACCTGCGTGCGCATCCCCGTGATGGGCGGCCACTCCGAGGCCGTGAACGTGGAGTTTGAAAAGGAGTTTGACCTGGCCGAGGTGCGCGAAATCCTGGCCCGCACGCCCGGCGTGGAAGTAGTGGACGACCCCAGCCAGAACCAATACCCCATGCCCAAAGACAGCCACGGCAAAGACGCCGTGCTGGTGGGCCGCCTGCGCCGCGACGAAACCCAGCCCCGCACCCTCAACATGTGGGTAGTGGCCGACAACCTGCGCAAAGGCGCCGCCACCAACGCCGTGCAAATTGCCGAGTACCTAGTAGGAAAGCTGGAGCCGGTGAGCTGA
- a CDS encoding lamin tail domain-containing protein, with the protein MPGLAKAQLRDDFADSNFTANPAWTGDATSFQVTAQQLQSNGPAVTGSQIQLSTPSRASTGTVWEFWANLRLATSSGNLADVWLMASQSDLKNPSNTGYFVRLGGSDDEVSLFRKDSTRAAVPVIDGLNGTLASTNNNLVRVRVTRSPANRWTLERDLTGGRTFVAEAAQPTDATYQRSVAFGVSLLYSAANNRNFYFDDFAVTDATAPLLLRAVPLDSRRLDVAFNEAVAPASATTPANYRLQSGAVPTAAIVLPNNPAVVRLTFGADFAPSNVIEVRNVADLYGNVAAGPLTAAFVGPPVAPQVGDLVISEIFADETPQVGLPLSEYLEIYNRSATKTLSLGGVRLGKGGTVTVAIFPDTARLLPGQYAVVCGSTRTPQFASYGKVYGLTNFPALNNSGDQLVLRGRDGRTLFEVTYADSWYRDARKKDGGWSLEMIDASNYCAGADNWTASTDASGGTPGRLNSVRAAHPDAVAPALLRAVALTPTTVRAYFSEKLDSITAAIMGRYSLAAPSPTIVRAAPLGPDFRQVDLTLSAPLQPSRPTTLAVQLATDCAGNASGPLQSAPLALPEAAVTGDVVLNELLFNPRVGGVRFVEILNRSNKFIDLQGWQIGNLKPDGSVDADVLSTGPLLVAPGQLLAFSTSSSILQAQYPTGSDAANLVQLASLPTFPDAGTALLFDSRGQEIDRFAYNKNLHLSLLASQEGVSLERIRASGPSLGSNFHSAAGAVGYATPGRPNSQAQDTPGGNQELTVEPEVFTPDDDGQQDFATLTYHLDQPGYAASVTVYDALGRLTRRLVRNETLPTTGFLQWDGLDDHGHKAAVGYYILLVELFKASSGEKREYKKTVVLGARF; encoded by the coding sequence TTGCCTGGCCTGGCAAAGGCCCAGCTGCGCGACGACTTCGCCGATAGCAATTTCACCGCCAACCCCGCTTGGACCGGCGACGCCACCAGTTTTCAGGTTACCGCCCAGCAGTTGCAAAGCAACGGCCCGGCCGTAACCGGCTCCCAGATTCAGCTCAGCACGCCCAGCCGGGCCAGTACCGGCACAGTGTGGGAGTTTTGGGCCAATCTGCGGCTGGCCACCAGCTCCGGCAACCTCGCCGATGTATGGCTCATGGCCTCCCAAAGTGACCTGAAGAACCCCAGCAACACGGGCTACTTCGTGCGCCTCGGCGGCAGCGACGACGAAGTGAGCCTGTTCCGGAAAGACTCGACCCGCGCCGCCGTGCCGGTCATCGACGGCCTCAACGGCACCCTGGCCAGCACTAACAACAACCTGGTGCGCGTGCGCGTGACCCGCAGCCCGGCCAACCGCTGGACCCTGGAGCGCGACCTCACCGGCGGCCGCACCTTCGTGGCCGAGGCCGCCCAGCCCACCGACGCCACCTATCAGCGCAGCGTAGCGTTCGGTGTGTCGCTGCTCTACTCCGCGGCCAACAACCGCAACTTCTACTTCGACGATTTTGCCGTGACCGATGCCACCGCGCCGCTCCTGCTGCGGGCCGTACCCCTGGATTCGCGCCGGCTCGATGTCGCCTTCAACGAAGCCGTGGCCCCAGCCAGCGCCACCACCCCGGCCAACTACCGCCTGCAAAGCGGCGCCGTGCCCACAGCGGCCATAGTTCTGCCCAACAACCCGGCCGTGGTGCGCCTCACCTTCGGCGCCGATTTCGCGCCTTCCAATGTTATCGAAGTCCGCAACGTGGCCGACCTCTACGGCAATGTGGCCGCTGGCCCGCTCACGGCCGCATTTGTTGGCCCGCCGGTAGCGCCACAGGTGGGCGACTTGGTTATCAGTGAAATATTTGCCGATGAAACGCCGCAGGTGGGCCTGCCGCTGTCTGAGTACCTGGAAATTTACAACCGCAGCGCCACCAAAACCCTGAGCCTGGGCGGCGTGCGGCTGGGCAAAGGCGGTACCGTCACCGTGGCTATCTTTCCCGATACCGCCCGGCTGCTGCCCGGCCAGTACGCCGTGGTGTGCGGCAGCACCCGCACGCCGCAATTTGCCAGCTACGGCAAAGTCTACGGCCTCACCAACTTCCCCGCGCTCAACAACAGCGGCGACCAACTGGTACTGCGCGGACGCGACGGCCGCACGCTGTTTGAAGTTACGTATGCTGATAGCTGGTACCGCGACGCCCGCAAAAAAGACGGTGGCTGGAGCCTGGAAATGATAGACGCCAGCAACTACTGCGCCGGCGCCGACAACTGGACCGCTAGCACCGACGCCAGCGGCGGCACGCCCGGCCGGCTCAATTCCGTGCGCGCCGCCCACCCCGATGCCGTCGCCCCGGCCCTGCTGCGCGCCGTGGCGCTCACGCCCACCACCGTACGGGCGTATTTCTCGGAAAAGCTGGACAGCATCACAGCCGCCATTATGGGCCGCTATTCGCTGGCTGCACCCAGCCCAACCATTGTACGGGCCGCGCCCCTGGGGCCTGATTTCCGGCAGGTGGACCTCACGCTGAGCGCGCCGCTGCAGCCCAGCCGCCCTACCACACTGGCCGTGCAGCTGGCCACCGACTGTGCCGGCAATGCCAGTGGCCCATTGCAGTCGGCTCCGCTTGCCCTGCCCGAAGCGGCCGTGACCGGCGACGTAGTGCTGAACGAGCTGCTATTCAACCCGCGCGTGGGCGGCGTCCGGTTTGTGGAAATCCTGAATCGCAGCAACAAATTCATCGACCTGCAAGGCTGGCAGATTGGCAATCTCAAACCCGACGGCAGCGTCGACGCCGATGTGCTCAGCACCGGCCCGCTCCTGGTGGCCCCCGGGCAGCTGCTGGCCTTCAGCACAAGCAGCAGCATTCTGCAAGCACAATATCCAACGGGCAGCGACGCTGCCAACCTGGTACAGCTGGCCAGCCTGCCCACCTTCCCGGACGCAGGCACAGCCTTGCTGTTCGACAGCCGCGGCCAGGAAATCGACCGATTTGCTTACAATAAAAACCTGCACCTGAGTTTGCTGGCTTCTCAAGAAGGCGTGTCATTGGAGCGCATCCGGGCCAGTGGGCCCAGCCTGGGCAGCAACTTCCATTCGGCGGCTGGGGCCGTGGGCTATGCCACGCCCGGCCGGCCCAACTCGCAAGCCCAGGACACGCCCGGCGGCAACCAGGAGCTCACCGTAGAACCCGAAGTCTTTACCCCCGACGACGATGGCCAGCAGGATTTCGCCACCCTCACCTACCACCTCGACCAGCCCGGCTACGCCGCCTCCGTAACGGTATACGATGCCCTGGGGCGCCTCACGCGCCGCCTCGTGCGCAACGAAACCCTGCCCACAACCGGCTTTCTGCAATGGGACGGCCTCGATGACCACGGCCACAAAGCCGCCGTGGGCTACTATATTTTGCTGGTTGAGCTGTTCAAGGCCAGCAGCGGTGAGAAGCGCGAGTACAAGAAGACTGTAGTGCTTGGCGCAAGATTTTAG
- a CDS encoding GNAT family N-acetyltransferase: MSAIFTATHPSGYVLSTELARLDIAAVHHWLSVESYWGRHMPLDTLERAIANSLNFGVYAPDGRLAAFCRVVTDKATFAWLCDVFVLPEFRGLGLSKWMVGQMLTHPDLQNLRRHLLATFDAHTLYQRFGYEPIDRPERWLEIKHPNPYPAPEQS; the protein is encoded by the coding sequence ATGTCTGCCATCTTCACCGCAACCCACCCTTCCGGCTACGTGCTCAGCACCGAGCTCGCCCGGCTCGACATCGCCGCCGTTCACCACTGGCTGAGCGTGGAGTCGTACTGGGGCCGGCACATGCCCCTCGACACCCTGGAGCGCGCCATTGCCAACTCCCTCAATTTCGGCGTGTATGCGCCCGATGGCCGCCTCGCCGCCTTTTGCCGTGTGGTAACGGACAAGGCTACGTTTGCCTGGCTTTGCGACGTATTCGTGCTGCCCGAGTTCCGGGGCCTGGGCCTTTCTAAATGGATGGTGGGCCAAATGCTGACCCATCCCGACCTGCAAAACCTGCGCCGCCACCTGCTCGCCACCTTCGACGCCCACACGCTCTACCAACGTTTCGGCTACGAGCCCATCGACCGCCCCGAGCGCTGGCTTGAAATCAAGCACCCCAACCCCTACCCCGCCCCTGAACAGAGCTAG
- a CDS encoding carboxypeptidase-like regulatory domain-containing protein, translated as MSSAAWAQGPVVLRGRVLDAETHQPIPNAQVGVAGNRIGTSTNEEGRFALSIPAQYQQEQLEVALLGYRKFSQALPPLPGPELHIELRLSPAALGEVQVTASVVGIVREAVARIPRNYPTRPTRLTGFYRESDNDPAGRPRYLVEGLLTVFKAPYQQRADDGDVQIQQSRKVDLRPHAPVQIDWAGGPFIAHRADFVHRRAQFIDPAHFRDYDYRLAPGSTYADRPVYVVTFAPKPGNRRADFAGRMYIDQDSYTFLGAEWHYTPAGLRVGIHRADARALRVAYQPYAGRWHLKTVWWQTRYRPPVGEPLQYFGEFLTTAIDTAQAPRPPYLERAQYYDVFLNNAVPYDSAFWQSHTTLLPPEAVQQALLDQQRQQRADSLFRHPAAVPAAAAQAPARPAMQWLSRIRYGASAGAWPLAVPAAGLGLSFAPAGSSFRAQATTNVAAQALTGWWSAEYQFDVTPALAVRLATRHVFRQFAGEGWEAGLSYEHNLNPRHRPLYGRAGLSYTRQTVARTLGSFDNATGGVSVAGTTLTAHELSLQVQSVADALQPKLGLGLELSHKIELVADLGYLWPLRNRTQLQVNEESGFFLTRSSAAITLPSPDVSLQVNEQLTSAVPWQPNRWLFNFGLLYRLR; from the coding sequence ATGTCCTCCGCTGCCTGGGCGCAAGGGCCCGTGGTGCTGCGCGGCCGGGTGCTGGATGCCGAAACCCATCAGCCCATTCCCAACGCGCAGGTGGGGGTGGCCGGCAACCGCATCGGCACGAGCACGAACGAGGAAGGACGCTTTGCGCTGAGCATTCCGGCCCAATACCAGCAGGAGCAACTGGAAGTGGCGCTGTTGGGCTACCGCAAATTCAGCCAGGCGCTACCGCCGCTGCCCGGCCCGGAGCTGCACATTGAGCTGCGACTCAGCCCGGCCGCGCTGGGCGAGGTGCAGGTCACGGCGTCGGTGGTGGGCATTGTGCGGGAAGCCGTGGCGCGCATTCCGCGCAACTACCCCACGCGGCCCACCCGCCTCACGGGCTTCTACCGCGAGTCCGACAACGACCCGGCCGGCCGGCCGCGCTACCTCGTCGAGGGCTTGCTCACGGTGTTTAAGGCGCCCTACCAGCAGCGGGCCGACGACGGCGACGTGCAGATTCAGCAGTCGCGCAAGGTGGACCTGCGGCCGCACGCGCCGGTGCAGATAGACTGGGCCGGGGGGCCGTTTATCGCGCACCGTGCTGATTTTGTGCACCGCCGCGCGCAGTTCATCGACCCGGCCCACTTCCGCGACTACGACTACCGCCTCGCGCCCGGCAGCACCTACGCCGACCGGCCGGTGTACGTCGTCACCTTCGCGCCGAAGCCCGGCAACCGCCGCGCCGATTTTGCCGGCCGCATGTACATCGACCAGGACAGCTACACCTTTCTGGGGGCCGAGTGGCACTACACGCCCGCCGGCCTGCGTGTCGGCATTCACCGGGCCGATGCCCGGGCCCTGCGCGTGGCCTACCAGCCCTACGCCGGGCGCTGGCATTTGAAAACCGTGTGGTGGCAAACCCGCTACCGCCCGCCGGTGGGCGAGCCGCTCCAGTACTTCGGCGAATTCCTGACTACGGCCATTGACACGGCCCAGGCCCCGCGGCCCCCCTACCTGGAGCGGGCGCAGTACTACGACGTGTTCCTGAACAACGCCGTGCCCTACGACTCGGCGTTCTGGCAAAGCCACACCACCCTGCTGCCACCTGAGGCCGTGCAGCAAGCCCTGCTCGACCAGCAGCGCCAGCAACGGGCCGATTCGTTGTTTCGCCACCCCGCCGCCGTGCCGGCCGCGGCCGCCCAGGCGCCCGCACGGCCCGCCATGCAGTGGCTCAGCCGCATTCGGTATGGGGCTTCGGCAGGGGCGTGGCCACTGGCGGTGCCCGCTGCGGGCCTGGGCCTGAGCTTTGCCCCGGCCGGCTCCAGCTTTCGGGCCCAAGCCACCACCAACGTAGCAGCGCAGGCCCTCACCGGCTGGTGGAGCGCGGAATATCAGTTTGATGTAACGCCCGCATTGGCCGTGCGCCTGGCCACGCGGCACGTGTTCCGGCAGTTCGCCGGTGAGGGCTGGGAAGCCGGCCTGAGCTACGAGCACAACCTCAACCCCCGCCACCGGCCCCTATACGGCCGCGCGGGCCTTTCTTACACGCGCCAAACCGTAGCCCGCACTTTGGGTAGTTTTGATAATGCTACCGGTGGCGTTTCCGTGGCCGGTACCACCCTCACGGCCCACGAGTTGAGCTTGCAGGTGCAGTCCGTGGCCGATGCCCTCCAGCCCAAGTTGGGCCTGGGCCTGGAGTTGAGCCACAAAATTGAGCTGGTGGCCGACCTGGGCTACTTGTGGCCACTCCGCAACCGCACCCAACTGCAAGTGAACGAGGAAAGCGGCTTCTTTCTAACCCGTAGCTCCGCCGCCATCACCTTGCCCAGCCCCGATGTAAGCCTGCAAGTAAACGAGCAGCTGACCTCTGCCGTACCCTGGCAGCCCAACCGCTGGCTGTTCAACTTCGGACTGCTCTACCGGTTGCGTTAG
- a CDS encoding PQQ-dependent sugar dehydrogenase, giving the protein MKFLRNALLAFWAVGLPLTACAQAPALTTFPVGATTVTASALVTNLSTVWELVWGPDNFIWMTERGGRISRVDPATGQVLPLLTVSDVTETGESGLLGLAVTEPFPAAVPQAATYWVFVVYNYTDQGVLKEKLVRYTYTSSGGLGSPQVLLGNITATTTHSGSRLLVLPDHTLLMTTGDAQQTSEAQNPASLNGKILRLNFDGTIPANNPIAGNRLYTLGHRNPQGLVQLPDGRIYSSEHGPSNDDEINKIEVGRNYGWPNVEGNCNLPAELTFCSANNVREPLTTWTPTIAPAGLTYYDHPAIPGWRGSLLLAVLKNSKLTQLTLDATGNAITNRTDFLSGFGRLRAICVSPQGRVYIGTSNRDGRGSPAATDDRILVLENRAYVATATRPTASGFAFELFPNPARRQATVQLPGPTTRLTVRDLLGRTLLTFRPTGPVATLELATLRPGSYLVQADGPAGSLTRKLVVE; this is encoded by the coding sequence ATGAAATTTCTACGCAACGCATTGCTGGCCTTTTGGGCCGTGGGGCTGCCGCTCACGGCGTGCGCCCAGGCCCCGGCCCTGACCACCTTCCCGGTGGGCGCGACCACCGTCACTGCCTCGGCCCTGGTCACGAACCTGAGCACCGTCTGGGAGCTGGTGTGGGGGCCGGACAATTTCATCTGGATGACCGAGCGTGGCGGCCGCATCAGCCGCGTGGACCCGGCCACCGGCCAGGTGCTGCCGCTGCTCACCGTATCCGACGTGACCGAAACCGGCGAGAGCGGCCTGCTGGGCCTGGCCGTGACGGAGCCCTTCCCGGCGGCCGTGCCACAGGCCGCTACCTACTGGGTGTTTGTGGTGTACAACTACACGGACCAAGGCGTGCTGAAGGAAAAGCTGGTGCGCTACACCTACACCAGCAGCGGGGGACTGGGCAGTCCGCAGGTGCTGCTCGGCAACATCACGGCCACCACTACGCACAGCGGCTCCCGCCTGCTCGTGCTGCCCGACCACACCCTGCTCATGACCACCGGCGACGCACAGCAAACGTCGGAAGCCCAGAACCCGGCCTCGCTCAACGGTAAAATCCTCCGGCTCAACTTCGACGGCACCATCCCGGCCAATAACCCCATCGCCGGCAACCGCCTCTATACCCTGGGCCACCGCAACCCGCAGGGCCTGGTGCAGCTGCCCGATGGCCGCATCTACAGCTCGGAGCATGGCCCCAGCAACGACGACGAAATCAACAAGATTGAGGTGGGCCGCAACTACGGCTGGCCCAACGTGGAGGGCAACTGCAACCTGCCCGCCGAGCTGACCTTTTGTAGCGCCAACAACGTGCGCGAGCCCCTCACCACCTGGACGCCCACCATTGCCCCGGCCGGCCTCACGTACTACGACCACCCCGCCATTCCCGGCTGGCGCGGCAGCCTGCTGCTGGCCGTGCTCAAAAACAGCAAGCTCACCCAGCTGACCCTTGATGCCACCGGCAACGCCATCACTAACCGCACCGATTTCCTGTCCGGCTTTGGCCGGCTGCGCGCCATCTGCGTGTCGCCGCAGGGCCGGGTGTACATCGGCACCAGCAACCGCGACGGCCGCGGCAGCCCTGCCGCCACCGACGACCGGATTCTGGTGCTCGAAAACCGGGCGTACGTGGCCACCGCCACCCGGCCCACCGCCTCAGGCTTTGCCTTCGAGCTGTTCCCCAACCCGGCCCGCCGCCAGGCCACCGTGCAGCTGCCCGGCCCCACCACCCGCCTCACCGTGCGCGACCTGCTGGGCCGCACCCTGCTCACGTTTCGGCCCACCGGCCCCGTGGCCACGCTGGAGCTGGCCACGCTGCGCCCCGGCAGCTACCTGGTGCAGGCCGACGGCCCCGCGGGCAGCCTCACCCGCAAGCTGGTGGTAGAGTAG